The genomic segment TTCCATCCGTCCTTCTCGCGGTGGCATTGTCGGGCGCGCTGGGATCGGGTCTGACCAATGCGCTCGTTTCGCTGACTGTCGTCTTTATCCCCCAGATTGCCCGCGTTGCAGAAAGCGTCACCACCCAGGTGCGCAAGCTCGACTACGTGGATGCCGCCCGCGCATCGGGAGCTTCCGCAGCAACGATCATTCGCGTTCATGTTCTGGGTAACGTACTTGGGCCGATCTTCGTTTTCGCGACCAGCCTGATTTCCGTCTCGATGATCCTCGCATCGGGCCTCTCCTTTCTGGGCCTGGGCGTAAGACCGCCCGATGCGGAATGGGGTTTGATGCTCAACACGCTTCGCACCGCCATCTACAGCAATCCGTTTGTGGCAGCGCTTCCCGGCGTGATGATTTTCATCACCTCCATTTGCTTCAACCTTTTCTCCGACGGGCTTCGTACAGCCATGGATGTGAAATCATGATCAACCTTGTCGGAGAACCCACACATCTCCTTCCCGTGGGCGAGAGGGGCGGTCCGGCTCAGCCTCTCATTTCCGTAAGGGGCCTGCTGAAGCATTTTCCGGTCAAGGGCAGCGGCTTCCTGAAGCCGAAAAAAGTCGTCCACGCAGTGGATGGCGTGAATTTTGACATCCTGAAAGGCGAAACGCTGGGTGTTGTGGGTGAGAGCGGCTGCGGGAAGTCAACCACCGCCCGCCTGCTGATGCAGCTCATCACGCCGGATCGCGGAGAAATCCTGTTCGATGGTGAGACGGTTGGCGAGACGCTACCGCTCTCGGAATACCGGCGTCAGGTGCAAATGGTGTTTCAGGACAGCTATGCCTCCCTCAACCCACGCCTGACGATCGAGGAATCCATCGCGTTCGCGCCCCGCGTTCATGGCGTTCCGGCCGCCAAAGCCATAGCAAGGGCTCACGATCTGCTGCACCGGGTAGGACTTGAGCCGGTTCGGTTTGCCGGACGCTATCCGCACGAATTGTCTGGCGGTCAACGCCAACGCGTGAACATTGCCCGCGCTCTGGCACTGGAACCGCGTCTGGTCATTCTCGACGAAGCGGTCTCGGCTCTGGACAAGAGCGTGGAGGCACAGGTTCTCAATCTGCTGCTGGACCTCAAGCGCGATTTTGGCCTGACCTATCTCTTCATCTCCCATGACCTTAACGTCGTCCGCTTCATGTGTGAGCGAGTGATGGTGATGTATCTGGGAAAGGTGGCGGAGATCGGCGAACGCGATGCCATCTTCGAACGGACTCGCCATCCTTACTCGTCCGCCCTGCTGGCCTCGATGCCGAAAATGGACCCCGGTGAGAGGACGCTCGAACCGCCTCTTTCCGGAGATCCGCCGAACCCTATCGATCCGCCTGCGGGCTGCCGCTTTCATACACGCTGCTCCTTCGCGGAAGATATCTGTCGCCAGACCCTTCCGCCCCTCGCCCGCATCTCTGGCGCACAATCCGCAGCCTGCCTGATGGCCATGCCGAATTCAGGCCATAGCGGCGCACCGGTACAAATGGAGGCATGACCTGATGACCGATCCAATGATCGATATCCGTAACCTCTCCGTGACATTCAACCGCGGACGAAAGCCGGTCAAGGCCGTCAACGGTGTCAGCCTTTCGGTAAACAGTGGCGAGGTTGTTGCACTTCTGGGAGAGTCCGGATCGGGCAAGAGCGTGACCATGAGATCGCTTCTCCGGCTCCATCCGAAGGGAACCAGCATAGAGGGGTCCATGCGCGTGGCAGGCAAGGACGTGACAGAACTTTCTGCGCGCGAACTCGCAGACTATCGCGGTGCGACCGTTTCCATGGTGTTTCAGGAGCCGCGCCTTGCGCTCGATCCGGTCTACACTCTCGGTCAACAGATTGAGGAAGCGATCATGCGCCACGAAGGCGTCTCCCGACGAGAGGCAGCTTCGCGGGCTCTTGGGCTTTTCGAAAAAGTCCGTATCCCCTCCCCCGAGCGAAGACTTATGAACTACCCGCATGAAATGTCAGGCGGCATGCTGCAACGCTCGATGATCGCCATGGCGATTGCCTGCAATCCGAAGGTTCTGCTTGCAGATGAACCGACGACGGCGCTCGATGCGACTGTCCAGATCCAGATTTTGCTGCTGATCCGCGAGCTACAAAAGGAATACGGGCTATCTGTCATTTTCGTAACGCACGATATCGGTGTTGCCGCGGAGGTCGCTGACCGGATCGCAGTCATGTATGCCGGGCGGATCGTGGAAGAAGGCAAGGTGGCCGACGTCATCCAGAATCCGAAGCATCCCTATACGAGAGGTTTGCTGGGCGCGCGCGTCGAGCTCGCACACGGACGCGACCGGCTGATCACCATCCCCGGCGCGCCTCCGGACCTCGCAGCCCTGCCGCCGGGCTGTGCATTTGCGCCACGTTGTGCAGAGGCCGCCGCACAGTGCCTCACCGATGTGCCTCGCTTGACAGCGATCGACGGTACGGCAAGTGTCGCCTGCGTAAGATACGCCTAGACGATCCTCGCCATGCCCCAAATCACCTTGATCAATCCGAATACATCGCAGGATACCACGGCGATGATGACGGAAATCGCGCGCAAAGAGCTTCCGCCGAGCTTCAGTGTCGAGGGAAGGACCGCTCGCCACGGCGTTGCCATGATCCTGAATGCGTCCCAACTTGAGGATGCTGCCGAAGAGACAATCTCGATCGGGCTTCTGGCATCAGCGAAAAGCAATGGCCTCATCATTAGCGCCTTCGGAGATCCGGGACTGCAGAAACTGAGAGCCGGATGCAGCATCCCGGTCGTTGGCATTTGCGAAGCGAGCATGATGGAAGCCACCATTGGAAAAAGGCGCTTTGGAATTGCCACGGTAACGCCGGAACTGGTTCCAAGTTTTGCGGCAAAGGCGGATGCCTTGGGTGTCGCCAATCGCTACACCGGAACCCGGCTGACACCGGGCGATCCTGTGGATCTGGCCGGATCTCCCGAGCGGCTGTTTGAAGCGCTGGAGAAGGCTGTGAGGGAGTGCGTTGAACTGGACGGTGCCGATGTCGTCATTATAGGCGGGGGCCCTTTGGGACAGGCCGCCCACGCGCTCCAGAAAGCTTTGGCCGTTCCCGTCATCGCCCCTATCGGATCGGCTGTCCGCTCTATCGTTGCCGAGATCACGAAACGCGCCGCTCCCGCAGAACATCCAACATAGACCTTGCGGCCGCTCGAATTGAGCGGGAAGATCCTGTGCAACGGCAGTATGGAGCGCGGATGCCAAAAGATCGATCTTTTCTTTTCAGGGTAAGGGAGGCCTTACCTGAACTGCGCCCTGCCGAACGACGTCTGGGTGAATTCGTTTGTGACTTTCCGGGCGAACTGGCCAGCTATTCTGCTCAGGAACTGGCATTGCTTGCCCATGTCTCCAAGGCGACGGTCACCCGTTTCATCCAGCGGCTGGG from the Rhizobium rhizoryzae genome contains:
- a CDS encoding ABC transporter permease, translated to MSAVTAEIGAPVLVPVAKSPGFWSNVLRRLARDPVAMIALAIIVILVLIAIFAPYIAPYDPSKGSVIRRLKPIGTPGYPLGTDELGRDMLSRLIHGARLSLIMGVIPVPIAFIIGSTIGIIAGYAGGIVNTLIMRTIDVFYAFPSVLLAVALSGALGSGLTNALVSLTVVFIPQIARVAESVTTQVRKLDYVDAARASGASAATIIRVHVLGNVLGPIFVFATSLISVSMILASGLSFLGLGVRPPDAEWGLMLNTLRTAIYSNPFVAALPGVMIFITSICFNLFSDGLRTAMDVKS
- a CDS encoding ABC transporter ATP-binding protein, with the translated sequence MINLVGEPTHLLPVGERGGPAQPLISVRGLLKHFPVKGSGFLKPKKVVHAVDGVNFDILKGETLGVVGESGCGKSTTARLLMQLITPDRGEILFDGETVGETLPLSEYRRQVQMVFQDSYASLNPRLTIEESIAFAPRVHGVPAAKAIARAHDLLHRVGLEPVRFAGRYPHELSGGQRQRVNIARALALEPRLVILDEAVSALDKSVEAQVLNLLLDLKRDFGLTYLFISHDLNVVRFMCERVMVMYLGKVAEIGERDAIFERTRHPYSSALLASMPKMDPGERTLEPPLSGDPPNPIDPPAGCRFHTRCSFAEDICRQTLPPLARISGAQSAACLMAMPNSGHSGAPVQMEA
- a CDS encoding ABC transporter ATP-binding protein — its product is MTDPMIDIRNLSVTFNRGRKPVKAVNGVSLSVNSGEVVALLGESGSGKSVTMRSLLRLHPKGTSIEGSMRVAGKDVTELSARELADYRGATVSMVFQEPRLALDPVYTLGQQIEEAIMRHEGVSRREAASRALGLFEKVRIPSPERRLMNYPHEMSGGMLQRSMIAMAIACNPKVLLADEPTTALDATVQIQILLLIRELQKEYGLSVIFVTHDIGVAAEVADRIAVMYAGRIVEEGKVADVIQNPKHPYTRGLLGARVELAHGRDRLITIPGAPPDLAALPPGCAFAPRCAEAAAQCLTDVPRLTAIDGTASVACVRYA
- a CDS encoding aspartate/glutamate racemase family protein, which translates into the protein MPQITLINPNTSQDTTAMMTEIARKELPPSFSVEGRTARHGVAMILNASQLEDAAEETISIGLLASAKSNGLIISAFGDPGLQKLRAGCSIPVVGICEASMMEATIGKRRFGIATVTPELVPSFAAKADALGVANRYTGTRLTPGDPVDLAGSPERLFEALEKAVRECVELDGADVVIIGGGPLGQAAHALQKALAVPVIAPIGSAVRSIVAEITKRAAPAEHPT